A genomic region of Stenotrophomonas sp. NA06056 contains the following coding sequences:
- a CDS encoding enoyl-CoA hydratase-related protein, with translation MNDALQIERTGAVLTLWLNRPELHNAFDAGLIARLTAALEAAGRDDSVRTVVVAGHGASFSAGADMQWMRGMATASEADNREDALALARLMRTLDELPKPTLARVHGAAFGGGVGLVACCDIAIATSAARFGLTESRLGLLPAVISPYVIEAIGSRQARRWFATGEHFDADTALRIGLIHQLVEPERLDEALQRQLALLDKAGPIASASAKLLVRQVRDSRDRDSLDRDNAALIARLRVSAEGQEGLGAFLDKRAPHWVTEA, from the coding sequence ATGAACGATGCTTTGCAGATCGAGCGCACTGGCGCTGTCCTGACCCTCTGGCTGAACCGGCCGGAGCTGCACAACGCCTTCGATGCCGGGCTGATCGCCCGGCTGACGGCGGCCCTGGAAGCCGCCGGCCGCGATGACAGTGTGCGCACGGTGGTGGTGGCCGGTCACGGCGCCTCCTTCTCCGCCGGTGCCGACATGCAGTGGATGCGCGGCATGGCCACGGCCAGCGAGGCGGACAATCGCGAGGACGCCCTGGCCCTTGCCCGGCTGATGCGCACCCTGGACGAGCTGCCCAAGCCGACCCTGGCACGGGTCCACGGTGCTGCCTTCGGTGGCGGGGTCGGCCTGGTGGCCTGCTGCGATATCGCCATCGCCACCAGCGCTGCCCGCTTCGGCCTGACCGAAAGCCGCCTGGGCCTGCTGCCGGCGGTGATCTCGCCCTATGTGATCGAGGCCATCGGCAGCCGCCAGGCCCGCCGCTGGTTCGCCACCGGCGAGCACTTCGACGCCGACACTGCCCTGCGCATCGGCCTGATCCACCAGTTGGTGGAACCCGAGCGCCTGGACGAAGCCCTGCAGCGGCAGCTGGCCCTGCTCGACAAGGCCGGGCCGATCGCCTCGGCCTCGGCCAAGCTGCTGGTCCGGCAGGTCCGCGACAGCCGCGACCGCGACAGCCTGGACCGGGACAATGCTGCGCTGATCGCCCGCCTGCGGGTGTCTGCCGAGGGCCAGGAAGGTCTGGGCGCGTTCCTCGACAAGCGCGCGCCGCACTGGGTCACGGAGGCCTGA
- a CDS encoding nuclear transport factor 2 family protein — MENRSPEGLYEAQLRVLEQQLRDALLDGDHGAATALLSPMLFMMDGQGGRMLDLPWMQDWRQGHLQIHALQVHAVETLLCGRLALLSGDVQLHVHWLGREHVRRLRLLRVWTSCSGAGGAQLLSMTVLAG; from the coding sequence ATGGAAAACAGGAGCCCTGAGGGCCTGTACGAGGCGCAGCTGCGCGTATTGGAACAGCAGCTGCGGGATGCGCTGCTGGACGGCGACCATGGCGCAGCCACTGCGCTGCTGTCACCGATGTTGTTCATGATGGACGGGCAGGGCGGCCGGATGCTCGATCTGCCCTGGATGCAGGATTGGCGGCAAGGGCATCTGCAGATTCACGCGCTGCAGGTGCACGCGGTGGAAACGCTGCTGTGTGGACGCTTGGCGTTGTTGTCCGGCGATGTTCAGCTGCATGTGCATTGGCTGGGGCGCGAACACGTACGGCGATTGCGCCTGCTGCGTGTCTGGACAAGCTGTTCCGGTGCCGGCGGCGCACAGCTGCTGTCGATGACGGTGCTGGCAGGCTGA
- a CDS encoding VOC family protein — protein sequence MLDHIGLNSGDLPRSKAFFLQALAPLQIGLVMEVSAEQTGAHDHVGFGNHGKPFFWLGNAAPLSQGVHVAFVCGERAQVDAFHAAALAAGGRDNGAPGLRPWYHPDYYAAFVIDPDGNNIEAVCHLPG from the coding sequence ATGCTCGACCATATCGGATTGAACAGCGGCGATCTGCCGCGCAGCAAGGCCTTCTTCCTGCAGGCGCTGGCGCCGTTGCAGATCGGCCTGGTGATGGAGGTCAGCGCCGAACAGACCGGCGCCCACGACCACGTGGGTTTCGGCAACCATGGCAAGCCGTTCTTCTGGCTGGGCAATGCGGCACCCCTCAGCCAGGGTGTGCACGTCGCTTTCGTCTGCGGCGAACGCGCCCAGGTTGATGCGTTCCACGCCGCCGCCCTGGCCGCAGGTGGCCGCGACAACGGGGCGCCCGGCCTGCGCCCGTGGTATCACCCGGACTACTACGCCGCCTTCGTGATCGACCCCGATGGCAACAACATCGAGGCGGTCTGCCACCTGCCCGGGTAG
- the yeiP gene encoding elongation factor P-like protein YeiP codes for MKANDIKKGNVVEFNNGVYQIRDIERSSPQGRGGNVRFRFIMYSVPGGNKLDASFDADDNLVEVELLRRQSTYSYKDGDAFVFLDDEDYTPYTLDADVIGDDAGYITDGLTGIYVQVIDEQPVAIQLPASVVLEVIETPPELKGGTATKRPKPAKLNTGIEIMVPEYIVNGERVLVNTATGEFAGRAD; via the coding sequence ATGAAAGCCAACGACATCAAGAAGGGCAACGTCGTCGAGTTCAACAACGGCGTCTACCAGATCCGCGACATCGAGCGCAGCTCGCCGCAGGGTCGCGGCGGCAACGTCCGCTTCCGCTTCATCATGTACAGCGTGCCGGGCGGCAACAAGCTCGACGCCAGCTTCGATGCCGACGACAACCTGGTCGAAGTCGAACTGCTGCGCCGCCAGTCCACCTACTCCTACAAGGACGGCGATGCGTTCGTGTTCCTCGACGACGAGGACTACACCCCCTACACCCTGGACGCGGACGTGATCGGCGATGATGCCGGCTACATCACCGACGGCCTGACCGGCATCTACGTGCAGGTGATCGACGAGCAGCCGGTGGCCATCCAGCTGCCGGCCTCGGTGGTGCTGGAAGTGATCGAGACCCCGCCGGAACTGAAGGGCGGCACCGCCACCAAGCGCCCGAAGCCGGCCAAGCTCAACACCGGCATCGAGATCATGGTGCCGGAGTACATCGTCAACGGCGAGCGTGTGCTGGTAAACACCGCCACCGGCGAATTTGCCGGCCGTGCCGATTAA
- the feoB gene encoding ferrous iron transport protein B, with product MSATATAAPLRIALVGNPNSGKTALFNQLTGSRQKVANYTGVTVERKEGRLRAPSGREFAVLDLPGAYSLHPASLDEAITRDLCRGFYPGEAAPDVLLCVIDATNLRLHLRFALELRELGKPMIIALNMVDAAQRRGIQIDVAALEREIGVPVVETVAVRKQGARALVERLDTMVPHLDAPLAGVDGSADYHAQVRAILAAAVRMPARTAKIDDTLDRWLLHPVFGLITLVVVMFLIFQAVFAWATPLMDGIEAGFAWLGELAASVLPAGPLTSLLTDGIIAGLGGVVVFLPQILILFAFILALEESGYLPRAAFLLDRMMAAAGLSGRSFIPLLSSFACAVPGIMATRSIQDPRDRLATILVAPLMTCSARLPVYALLIGAFIPAGKIGIFNQQGLVLFGLYVAGILSALVMSWVMKKWRRDKSEHPLMLELPSYRIPHPRDLAVGLYERGMIFLRRVGGIILALTILLWFLLSFPGAPADATMPAIDYSYAGQIGHAMTAIFAPLGFNWQICIALIPGLAAREVAVSSLATVYALSAADDDAAISALSPVVADGWSLATGLALLVWFIYAPMCISTLATIKRETNSWKTMGFSALYLFAAAYVAALITYQVTVALGGG from the coding sequence ATGAGCGCCACCGCAACCGCCGCACCGCTGCGCATCGCGCTGGTCGGCAACCCCAACAGCGGCAAGACGGCCCTGTTCAACCAGCTCACCGGCAGCCGGCAGAAGGTCGCCAACTACACCGGCGTGACTGTCGAGCGCAAGGAAGGCCGCCTCCGCGCCCCGTCCGGCCGCGAGTTCGCCGTGCTTGACCTGCCGGGCGCCTACAGCCTGCATCCGGCCAGCCTTGATGAGGCGATCACCCGCGACCTGTGCCGGGGTTTCTACCCGGGTGAGGCCGCACCGGACGTTCTGTTGTGCGTGATCGACGCCACCAACCTGCGCCTGCACCTGCGTTTCGCGCTGGAACTGCGCGAGCTGGGCAAGCCGATGATCATCGCCCTGAACATGGTGGACGCCGCGCAGCGTCGCGGCATCCAGATCGACGTTGCCGCGCTGGAGCGCGAGATCGGCGTGCCGGTGGTGGAAACCGTGGCGGTACGCAAGCAGGGCGCACGTGCGCTGGTGGAGCGCCTGGACACCATGGTGCCGCATCTGGACGCGCCGCTGGCCGGTGTTGACGGCAGCGCGGACTACCACGCACAGGTGCGCGCCATTCTGGCCGCCGCGGTGCGGATGCCGGCGCGGACGGCGAAGATCGACGACACGCTCGACCGCTGGCTGCTGCATCCGGTGTTCGGCCTGATCACCCTGGTCGTGGTGATGTTCCTGATCTTCCAGGCGGTGTTCGCCTGGGCCACGCCGCTGATGGATGGCATCGAGGCCGGCTTCGCCTGGCTCGGTGAACTGGCCGCCAGCGTGTTGCCGGCCGGCCCGCTGACCAGTCTGCTGACCGACGGCATCATCGCCGGTCTGGGTGGCGTGGTGGTGTTCCTGCCGCAGATCCTGATCCTGTTCGCCTTCATCCTGGCGCTGGAGGAGTCCGGTTACCTGCCGCGCGCTGCGTTCCTGCTGGACCGGATGATGGCGGCGGCGGGCCTGTCCGGCCGCTCGTTCATCCCGTTGCTGTCCAGCTTCGCCTGCGCGGTGCCGGGCATCATGGCCACCCGCAGCATCCAGGACCCGCGTGACCGCCTGGCCACGATCCTGGTGGCACCGCTGATGACCTGCTCGGCGCGGCTGCCGGTCTATGCACTGTTGATCGGCGCGTTCATTCCGGCCGGCAAGATCGGCATCTTCAACCAGCAGGGTCTGGTGCTGTTTGGCCTGTACGTGGCCGGCATCCTCAGCGCGCTGGTGATGTCGTGGGTGATGAAGAAGTGGCGCCGCGACAAGAGCGAGCACCCGCTGATGCTGGAGCTGCCGTCGTACCGCATTCCGCATCCGCGTGACCTCGCCGTCGGCCTGTACGAGCGCGGCATGATCTTCCTCAGGCGCGTCGGCGGCATCATCCTGGCGCTGACCATCCTGCTGTGGTTCCTGCTGTCGTTCCCGGGTGCACCCGCCGACGCGACGATGCCGGCCATCGACTACAGCTATGCCGGCCAGATCGGCCATGCGATGACGGCAATCTTTGCGCCGCTGGGCTTCAACTGGCAGATCTGCATCGCGCTGATCCCGGGGCTGGCCGCACGCGAAGTCGCTGTGTCGTCGCTGGCCACGGTGTATGCGCTGTCGGCTGCCGATGACGATGCGGCGATCTCCGCGTTGTCGCCGGTGGTGGCTGATGGCTGGTCGCTGGCCACGGGCCTGGCGCTGCTGGTGTGGTTCATCTACGCGCCGATGTGCATCTCCACCCTGGCCACCATCAAGCGCGAGACCAACTCGTGGAAGACGATGGGCTTCTCCGCGCTCTACCTGTTTGCCGCAGCCTACGTGGCGGCGCTGATCACCTACCAGGTGACCGTGGCGCTGGGAGGCGGCTGA
- a CDS encoding hydroxymethylglutaryl-CoA lyase produces the protein MSDFVRIVEVGPRDGLQNEKQAVATADKIALIDRLSATGLCTIEATSFVSPRWVPQLADAAEVYAGIQRRAGIAYPVLVPNEQGYDRARAVGVQEIAVFTAASEAFNRTNTNAGIDESLARFEPVLRRAAADGVRVRGYVSTVLGCPYQGQVPLTDVVRVARALHEMGCYEISLGDTIGVGTPRKARAMLQAVAAEIPMSALAVHFHDTYGQAIANIAACLEEGVRVVDSAVSGAGGCPYAKGASGNVASEDVVYLLQGLGLECGVDLPLLAETGRWLAGLLGRATASRVGQALAAT, from the coding sequence ATGAGCGATTTCGTCCGCATCGTCGAAGTCGGCCCCCGCGATGGGCTGCAGAACGAAAAGCAGGCCGTGGCCACCGCCGACAAGATCGCCCTGATTGATCGTCTGTCGGCCACCGGCCTGTGCACCATCGAGGCAACCAGCTTCGTCAGCCCACGCTGGGTGCCGCAGTTGGCCGACGCGGCCGAGGTCTATGCCGGTATCCAGCGCCGCGCGGGCATCGCCTATCCGGTACTGGTGCCGAACGAACAGGGCTACGACCGTGCGCGCGCCGTCGGCGTGCAGGAAATCGCGGTATTCACGGCTGCATCGGAAGCCTTCAACCGCACCAACACCAACGCCGGCATCGATGAATCGCTGGCCCGCTTCGAGCCTGTCCTGCGCCGTGCAGCGGCCGATGGCGTGCGCGTACGTGGCTACGTCTCCACCGTGCTCGGCTGCCCGTACCAGGGCCAGGTGCCACTGACCGATGTTGTGCGTGTAGCCCGGGCACTGCACGAGATGGGGTGTTACGAAATCTCGCTGGGCGACACCATCGGCGTTGGTACGCCGCGCAAGGCCCGCGCGATGCTGCAGGCGGTGGCTGCCGAGATCCCGATGAGCGCACTGGCCGTGCACTTCCACGACACTTACGGCCAGGCCATCGCCAACATCGCGGCCTGCCTGGAAGAAGGCGTGCGCGTGGTGGACAGCGCCGTGTCCGGCGCTGGCGGCTGCCCATACGCCAAGGGCGCCAGCGGCAACGTGGCCAGCGAGGACGTGGTGTACCTGCTGCAGGGACTGGGCCTGGAATGCGGTGTCGACCTGCCATTGCTGGCCGAGACTGGTCGCTGGCTTGCCGGGCTGCTCGGCCGTGCTACCGCCAGCCGCGTCGGGCAGGCGCTGGCGGCGACATGA
- a CDS encoding EAL domain-containing protein: MNDSGPRDRSAIGDASAATDNALAALDAALAASPPPAQARLLRQARQALADAQQRELDTQARYAALFDAVPDPVSILSAEGVVLDVNRAGIVAYDRPREDIVGQPIELLNPDLPSDHLQPVWEALNRGDTYVIEVTNMRGDGSRFPVEVHSAGFQDRGQPCIVAVARDLSGRWRAESRYRLLMESIDKGVILFDRDLRVLSANPAAHRILGLTGGGVGLNAMLDPDAWIIVDEHGHPLTQSQWPTSRCFQAGRVIRSTIIGLYHRPRGRMLWLSTTNVPVFGNGCDQADHVYAMFSDITELKRNNTLFARAQSLAHIGGWEWDRGLQRLYLTDEARRIVGQPADMEDMPDLLDCLRSDDRAALQQALADTIEHRSSFGLELQGQRRDGHSFWIRMIGEVSAGDVDAARITGTVQDITERKQAEETLRVQARTDPLTGIMNRDAVLSDLGVRMDSPSHDRVAVLYIDLDRFKVVNDLLGHNAGDELLIEATRRIATAIGTEGLLARFGGDEFLVICDLRDQPDQAEQLAERITAAFSAPFQLGSDEFPVTASIGIARAPRDGDRPQQLIQNADTAMYECKRRTRNGWQVFSPELAQRQHDRLQIESRLHKALDGDEFHLVYQPQVNLRSGATIACEALIRWHNTQLGPMRPDLFIRHAEHTGDIVRIGQWALREACRQVRQWQDDGLGLVRVAVNVSWRQFVGEDLARWVRQVLDEFGLPGSVLELEFTERVLIEDAPDTLRTFARLREMGVMLTIDDFGEGYSALNYLRRLPIHGLKLSQLFVEGIPRNRSDVAVCEAVCAIARSLGLGVVAEGVETEPQRQCLLDLGVTVGQGFLFAHGLPAADFERRLRRARELG; encoded by the coding sequence ATGAACGACAGCGGCCCGCGCGACCGTTCGGCCATCGGCGATGCATCCGCCGCAACCGACAACGCGCTGGCCGCCCTGGATGCCGCGCTGGCCGCCTCACCGCCGCCGGCCCAGGCCAGACTGCTGCGCCAGGCCCGACAAGCGCTGGCCGATGCGCAGCAGCGCGAGCTGGATACGCAGGCCCGCTACGCCGCGCTGTTCGACGCGGTGCCCGACCCGGTCAGCATCCTCAGCGCCGAAGGCGTGGTGCTGGACGTCAACCGTGCCGGCATCGTCGCCTACGATCGCCCGCGCGAAGACATCGTCGGCCAGCCCATCGAGCTGCTCAACCCGGACCTGCCCAGCGACCACCTGCAGCCGGTGTGGGAAGCGCTGAACCGCGGCGACACCTACGTCATCGAAGTGACCAACATGCGCGGCGATGGCAGCCGCTTTCCGGTGGAAGTGCACTCGGCCGGCTTCCAGGACCGTGGCCAGCCCTGCATCGTCGCCGTCGCCCGTGACCTGAGCGGACGCTGGCGCGCAGAGTCCCGCTATCGCCTGTTGATGGAGTCGATCGACAAGGGCGTGATCCTGTTCGACCGTGATCTGCGCGTTCTGTCCGCCAATCCCGCAGCGCACCGCATCCTCGGCCTCACCGGTGGTGGCGTGGGCTTGAATGCGATGCTCGATCCCGACGCCTGGATCATCGTCGACGAACACGGCCATCCATTGACCCAGTCACAGTGGCCGACCAGCCGCTGCTTCCAGGCCGGGCGGGTGATCCGCAGCACCATCATCGGCCTGTACCACCGCCCACGCGGACGCATGCTGTGGTTGTCCACCACCAACGTGCCGGTGTTCGGCAACGGCTGCGACCAGGCCGACCATGTCTATGCAATGTTCAGTGACATCACCGAACTGAAGCGCAACAACACCCTGTTCGCGCGCGCGCAGTCACTGGCCCACATCGGCGGCTGGGAGTGGGATCGCGGGCTGCAGCGCCTGTACCTCACCGATGAGGCGCGGCGCATCGTCGGCCAGCCGGCCGACATGGAGGACATGCCGGACCTGCTGGACTGCCTGCGCAGCGACGATCGCGCCGCCCTGCAGCAGGCGCTGGCCGACACCATCGAACACCGCAGCAGCTTCGGCCTGGAACTGCAGGGCCAGCGCCGCGATGGCCACTCGTTCTGGATCCGGATGATCGGCGAGGTATCGGCCGGCGATGTCGATGCCGCGCGCATCACTGGCACCGTGCAGGACATCACCGAGCGCAAGCAGGCCGAGGAAACCCTGCGCGTGCAGGCCCGCACCGACCCACTCACCGGGATCATGAACCGCGATGCGGTGCTGAGCGACCTCGGCGTGCGCATGGACAGCCCCAGCCACGACCGCGTGGCGGTGCTGTACATCGACCTGGACCGCTTCAAGGTGGTCAACGACCTGCTCGGCCACAATGCCGGTGACGAACTGTTGATCGAAGCGACCCGGCGCATCGCCACCGCGATCGGCACCGAAGGCCTGCTTGCACGCTTTGGCGGCGACGAGTTCCTGGTGATCTGCGACCTGCGCGACCAGCCGGACCAGGCCGAACAGCTGGCCGAGCGCATCACCGCCGCCTTCTCGGCGCCATTCCAGCTGGGCAGCGACGAGTTCCCGGTCACCGCCAGCATCGGCATCGCCCGCGCACCGCGCGATGGCGACCGGCCGCAGCAGCTGATCCAGAACGCCGACACCGCGATGTACGAATGCAAACGACGTACCCGCAACGGCTGGCAGGTGTTCTCCCCGGAACTGGCACAACGCCAGCATGACCGCCTGCAGATCGAGAGCCGGCTGCACAAGGCCCTGGATGGCGACGAGTTCCATCTGGTCTACCAGCCACAGGTCAACCTGCGCAGCGGCGCCACCATCGCCTGCGAAGCCTTGATCCGCTGGCACAACACCCAGCTGGGGCCGATGCGGCCGGACCTGTTCATCCGCCATGCCGAGCACACCGGCGACATCGTACGCATCGGCCAATGGGCGCTGCGCGAAGCCTGCCGCCAGGTTCGGCAATGGCAGGACGACGGGCTTGGCCTGGTGCGGGTGGCCGTCAATGTTTCCTGGCGCCAGTTCGTCGGCGAGGATCTTGCGCGCTGGGTGCGGCAGGTGCTGGACGAGTTCGGCCTGCCCGGCAGCGTGCTGGAGCTGGAGTTCACCGAGCGGGTGCTGATAGAGGACGCGCCGGACACCCTGCGCACCTTCGCCCGCCTGCGCGAGATGGGGGTGATGCTGACCATCGACGACTTCGGCGAAGGCTACAGCGCGCTGAATTACCTGCGCCGGCTGCCCATCCATGGGCTGAAACTGAGCCAGTTGTTCGTCGAAGGCATCCCCCGCAACCGCTCCGATGTGGCGGTCTGCGAGGCGGTCTGCGCGATTGCCCGCAGCCTCGGCCTGGGCGTGGTCGCCGAGGGCGTCGAAACCGAGCCGCAACGGCAGTGCCTGCTCGACCTGGGCGTGACCGTCGGCCAGGGCTTCCTGTTCGCCCACGGCCTGCCCGCCGCGGACTTCGAGCGTCGATTGCGCCGCGCCCGAGAACTGGGTTGA
- a CDS encoding FeoA family protein, with protein MTLSELPLHASAVVDSVQDLHANDAIARRLRELGFVKGEEVRLVARGPVGGEPLLVQVGFTRFALRISEARRVVIDPASQERRA; from the coding sequence ATGACGCTGTCCGAACTGCCCCTGCACGCCTCGGCCGTGGTCGATTCCGTGCAGGACCTGCATGCCAACGATGCCATCGCCCGGCGCCTGCGCGAGCTGGGCTTCGTCAAGGGTGAGGAAGTGCGCCTGGTGGCGCGAGGTCCGGTCGGCGGTGAGCCGCTGCTGGTGCAGGTCGGGTTCACCCGTTTCGCGCTGCGTATCAGTGAGGCCCGGCGCGTGGTCATCGACCCGGCCAGCCAGGAGCGACGTGCATGA
- a CDS encoding MliC family protein — MRVVPSLLAASLGFVLSACQPAQAPASSGAADATATAEPAPAPMTAAVDGGGNETLYRCGDLDVRATFNGEDAATVVIGERSFAMSSERAASGAKYADGKGNSFWTRGSDEALLSLKGETDRECGAVEATEGDGSAGNAAFRATGNEPGWLAVVDGDAPGLQVEVDYGERRFTVAKPTEGADGWVGKAADGTDIKLSFQRTTCQDDMSGEAFEAKAMLTVGTRQYHGCGNFGGK; from the coding sequence ATGCGTGTAGTTCCCAGTCTGTTGGCTGCCTCCCTCGGCTTTGTGTTGAGTGCGTGTCAACCGGCGCAGGCGCCGGCTTCCAGTGGCGCAGCCGATGCGACCGCGACGGCAGAGCCGGCACCGGCACCGATGACCGCTGCCGTTGATGGCGGCGGCAACGAAACCCTCTATCGCTGCGGCGACCTCGACGTGCGCGCGACCTTCAACGGCGAAGACGCAGCGACGGTTGTGATCGGCGAGCGCAGTTTCGCGATGTCCTCCGAACGCGCGGCCTCCGGAGCGAAATATGCCGATGGCAAGGGCAACAGCTTCTGGACCCGCGGCAGCGATGAAGCGCTGCTCAGCCTGAAGGGCGAGACGGACCGTGAGTGTGGTGCGGTGGAAGCGACGGAGGGCGATGGAAGTGCCGGCAACGCCGCGTTCCGTGCCACCGGCAACGAGCCGGGCTGGCTGGCCGTCGTCGACGGTGATGCGCCGGGCCTGCAGGTGGAGGTCGACTACGGCGAGCGCCGCTTCACGGTCGCAAAGCCGACCGAGGGCGCGGACGGCTGGGTTGGCAAGGCGGCCGATGGCACCGACATCAAACTGAGCTTCCAGCGCACCACCTGCCAGGACGACATGAGCGGGGAAGCGTTCGAGGCCAAGGCGATGCTGACCGTGGGCACGCGCCAGTACCACGGCTGCGGCAACTTCGGCGGCAAATAA
- a CDS encoding SDR family NAD(P)-dependent oxidoreductase: MQLSSVRAVITGGVSGLGLAVAQHLVAQGGKVALFDLNDAKGAAAVAELGQDNARYFNVNVSDEASVSAAIDQACDFLGGLNVAMNCAGILGAGRVLGKEGPMPLAGFQGTVMVNLVGSFNVAKAAANRMQHNEAGVDGERGVIINTASVAAYEGQIGQAAYSASKGGVVAMTLPMARELSRFGIRVNTIAPGVFWTPMVDGMPEAVQESLAASIPFPSRLGKPEDFASLVGHILGNTYINGETIRLDGATRLAPK; this comes from the coding sequence ATGCAGCTGTCTTCCGTACGTGCCGTGATCACTGGCGGCGTCTCCGGCCTCGGCCTGGCCGTGGCCCAGCACCTGGTTGCCCAGGGCGGCAAGGTCGCCCTGTTCGACCTCAACGACGCCAAGGGCGCGGCGGCCGTCGCTGAGCTGGGGCAGGACAACGCCCGCTATTTCAACGTCAACGTCAGCGATGAAGCGTCCGTGTCGGCGGCCATCGACCAGGCCTGCGATTTCCTCGGCGGCCTCAACGTCGCCATGAACTGTGCCGGCATCCTCGGTGCCGGCCGTGTGCTGGGCAAGGAAGGTCCGATGCCGCTGGCCGGGTTCCAGGGCACGGTGATGGTCAACCTGGTCGGCAGCTTCAATGTCGCCAAGGCCGCCGCCAACCGCATGCAGCACAACGAAGCCGGCGTGGACGGCGAGCGCGGCGTCATCATCAACACCGCCAGCGTTGCCGCTTACGAAGGGCAGATCGGCCAGGCCGCCTACTCCGCCTCCAAGGGTGGCGTGGTGGCGATGACCCTGCCGATGGCCCGCGAGCTCTCGCGCTTCGGCATCCGCGTCAACACCATCGCGCCGGGCGTGTTCTGGACGCCGATGGTCGATGGCATGCCCGAAGCCGTGCAGGAATCGCTGGCCGCGTCGATCCCGTTCCCGTCGCGCCTGGGCAAGCCGGAAGACTTCGCCAGCCTGGTCGGCCACATCCTCGGCAACACCTATATCAACGGCGAGACCATCCGCCTGGACGGCGCCACCCGGCTCGCTCCGAAGTGA